The region CCACAACCCACTTTATTTTCTTGCTCCTTGCTCGTTGAGTGACATATAAAAAGAAGAGAAAAAAGATTAGATTTGACTCAGTGACTTATGCGGTTATGCCCTTGAGCTATCATGACATCATCCCCCGATGACATGCGTCACCTTTTGCTAATCAATCTATTTGGAATCGATGATGAAGAcaatttgattcaaaatttttGGAATCGATgatgaaaacactttgattcaaatTTGTGCCGATGAGTTGCTTGTTATGACATGGGGTAAGGGCATTCGTGGGTTATAGAAGGGGAGGGTTGTTTTTTAACAATAAttataaatcatttttttttaaaatccatTTAGACACAACGCTAGCTCTGGATGGATAAAGTTGGATACTTACATAAAATGTCATGTAGAATCTAACTTTGTAACTTGTTATAGCGGGCCATAATAGTCAAATGAaaacaaaaacatatatttaagATCTAATTTAGCATCTTTTGAACTATATCACAGTATGTTTGATGGTCAATTATAGCAATaaccttattttctattattcgGACACCTTGATAACTACAATAATTGGTACTTATCCATTTCTTTACCTTGTAGATTCCATTATTTTGTAATTTTATTCTatgcagaaaaaaaaaatcccaaaGATCCGGACTGAAGATTAGCTTTTCAACAAATGCAACCAATAAACAATCTCAAAAACTATTACATATCATTGGGTGTAGCAGTTTATAATAAGTTCCATTACAAGACGTAAAATTGAAGGACTCCATATAATTGGTTGTAGCAGTTTATCATAAGTTCAATTACAACTTTACAAGTCCTAAAACTACAGGATTATATATAATACAATTAAAGGGAACTTCTAACACTTGTCTCCTAACTTTATACAGTCCTAACTTTACACAATTGCACACATGCAAAGATTATGCTGTATACCTTGGCAAAACATACACCGTTAGAAGTCTGATCTTCACTTGTACAAAAAATCAAAGGCTGGATACATGGCAAGTTGTAGAGCAGGTTTAACATTTGCAAAATTTTCTAATTGGAAGGAATTAGAGAGGTCATCTACAGAGAAAGGTATGCTGCATTTGAAAACTCAATGAGTCATTCTGTTACattttttgtgaagaaaaagttATTAAAAGAATTTGtgttggaattttttttttggatgaaattcatttctATAATATATACCATATTATAACTGGATATTCTATACATCTGCTGGATGCTTAGAATCTAAAAATAGATGAGAGTGTCAAGTCAAAGAATCAGAGTGGGAGAGAACACGTATGCATCCTATCATGTTTTAATTTAGTACATTAGCATAAAATTTAAGAAATGGCCACAAAGGTTATTTTAAAATAAGTTTTAGACTTTACAAGTGGACCATGTTCTCTCATATGTTTAAAATTAGTTCAGagaatatatatagtttaaaaatgTTTCATAAAATCCCTtgaaatgatatatttttaattttcaaaaccaGTCTATTAGTTTCTAAAACTACACTTGTGCCCCTCacaaataaaatattatcaatATCAGTTGGAACTATTTGCAGTTACATTTCCAAATTGGGCATTTAAGATGTTTATTGAATTGGTTTGCCTCTGAGTTACAGATAACATCTTATGCATTCCCACGATTTAAATGTGGTATTGGTGTTTTGCAAGCGTTTTTTGCATTCTattttgttgtttgtttgttattcaTGATTTCTTTTATCATTGTACAAAAGAGTGTTACACAAAGTGCTCAACAAGAAATTTGGTGTGATTGCACTTGCAAATATGTGAATACTTAACATATTCcaattaggatatatatatatatatatatatatatatatatatatatatatatatatatatatatatatatatatatatatatatatatatatatatatatatatatatatatatatatagagagagagagagagagagagagagagagagagagagagagagagagagagagaggtggaccATCATTAGGCTATGGGGAATGGTCACACCCACCCCACCAGAAAAGTGCTGCCACATGTGCGCCATGTCAACTTCACACCCAACCTACCACCAACCCATTAAAGACTAGAAATGGTTACCACTCCACAAATTTTTTTGAACATTATAGTAATTAAAAAGCATAATTTATAACGTacattaattttttaaaacataaaaaaataagagcagatttcattaattaaaacatagaaatttaaaacttaaactagtaaaattaaacattacattgtcaaaataaaataaaaattaaaaaaacataaaaaacatagaaaaataacattacattgtctaaataaaataaaaattaaaaaacataaaaaacatagaaaaattcTAATCGTCGTCGTTGTCGTCACTAGTATCATCCGCTTCGTAGCCACCATCGTCACCATCGTCATCATCGTCGTCTTCACCGTCATTTTGCCCTTGAAATTGCTGTTCCCATATGTATTCGGTCAAATCATGTCGTAGATTGTGATGTCTTTCATGATTTTGTATTTCCAAAACCCTTGAGAAGTATGCCGGACTGCCAACTTGTATTACTAGGATGGGTTAAATATATCGTTTGTGGTATATGAGCAAATAGCCGTACCCTCTTCTTCTATTATaatgttatgtaaaataacacaAGCAGTCAACACCGTCCTCAATTTTTCTCTGTCCCATGTTCGTGCCGGATGTTTGATTATGTGCCACTTTTGTTTGAGAACTCCAAACGCCCGTTCTACATCCTTCCTTGCAGATTCTTGTGCTAACTTGAACATTTTCCATTTATTGTCGGCCGGAAATGTGTATGACTTGACAAATGTGGCGTATTCTGGATATATCCCATCACCTAGgtaatacccatatttgtattCATTTCTATTGACAACATATGACATTTCTGGTGCTTTGCCCTGTAAAATATCGTTAAATATCGGAGACGCTTGGAGCACATTCAAGTCATTGTTTGACCCGGCCATACCAAAGAATGCATGCCAAAACCATAAGTCATTTGAAACCACTGCCTCCAAAATAACAGTCGGCACCCCATGATCACCTCGCGTGAACTAGCCACGCCACGCGTTGGGACAATTTTCCCACtcccaatgtgtacaatcaatgcTACCAAGCATCCCTGGAAAACCATGTTTCATTTGATGCGCTACATACAACTGTTCGACATCGCTTTTAGTCGGATGTCGCAAGTATATGTCACGGTAAAGCTCTATGACATACTCACAAAATAAATATGTACATTCTTGAACCGTCCTCTCAGACATTTTCAAATAATCATATGATGCGTCTGCGGTTATACCATATCCCAACTGTCTAAGAGCGGCCGTACATTTTTGTATTGTAGTAAAACCGTGTTTACCTCTAGCATCCCATTGTAATTGAAAAAATTCATAATTACGTGCCAAATCTCTAGCTATACGTAAAAATAGAgttctactaatacgaaaacattcTTCGAATTTAGATAGATCATATAAATTATCAACGGCAAAATAATCACGTACCAAAAGTTCATGTGCCGCCTCTCGATCCCGGTTGATCCATTTTCTATGCTTCTTGTCGACGTTTGAACTTTCGCCCCTTTCACATACCACGTCTCGTGCCGCGGATAACAATGTATACAAAATCAAATCTTCATCGGAATCGTTATCATCGGAAGACGAATGAATTGGAGGTAAAAATTATCTATTTTTTGGTTTAATGTGTgtgtttgttttgaaaaaatgtGGGTGTGGTTTAGTGGAAATTGTGGTTAAAGTAGATGTATATATAGAgaatttgaaaaaattaaaaaaaagtttttttttattttatttaaacggTCATATAACGTTCGAAAATCAATTGCCCAATCAACCACCTTGTCTTCGTCCGTCTTCCGCCTCACGCCACACGCAGCCCACCGGACTTCGGGGCGGTGTTCACGCGTGGGAGAGGTTGCCACCTCAGCCCAAGACGCGTGAAACTACCCCCATACCGAGTAGCCTTATAGTGAATAGTTGGTATCTTTCTTAGAGTCAACATGACTAGATACAAATCTCACAGTTGCTATCAAACGCCTACGTGAAATAAGGTGAACCATCATTATAGTGGAAATTATCCGACAAATATTTTCATCTTTTAATTTTAAGAAACAAATCAATGAATAACTAATTAACTCCAAACAAAGACTTGGTATCTTTCTTAGAGTCAACATGACTAGATAAGATTAAACGTAAAAGGTTAATGAATAGTTGAGTTAACTTGATTTCTACATAGTGCTTTGTTTTTTCATTACTGGACCAAGTACCTCAATTGCTGAAATATAAATCTGAATAAGTCGTTCAAAGATGTTGGTTTTTTCAGCTTCAAGATATTTCCAATGGAGAAGGCATTTGTATATGGTAGAAGCTGCAACAGGTATGCCATGATTGAATCCCCTGTCTGCTGTTGCACACGCGATAAGGGCATCAACATTCTCCTGCAGCAACATTCAAACTCATATCATATCAACAGTGTAAAACCCAACTCGAGAATCAAACAAATAAAGGTTGATAGTTATACAACAGATGCATAAACTAGAAAGATCATTAACACAATGGACCCAAACTATCTCTAACTTTATCTCGGTTGCTTAAAAGCAAACAATGACAATGACCAAAAAGATTAGGGAAATTTATCACGATTTATGATACACGACAGTATGAAACCAGatataaaaatgaaagaaaatactTACTTGAATACTCAATGCTTCTTCAATCCTCTGGAGGATGGTGTTTGTCCGAGGACGTTCCTTTAAATTTAAACTAATGCATTGATATGCAATCTGTATAAAGGTATTAAAAGAACGATTGTCAATCTGATCACTTATATAGGGATCGATTAACTTTTCTGGTTCGTTTTCATGGTATCGTCGCACAAAATTCATCAGAGCACGAGGTCTATCATCTCCAATGTTCCTTTTAGAATAAACCAACATCCCACTCAGGATTTCAAACAATACCACCCCAAATGAGTATACATCTGATTCTTTGCTGAGGATGCCACTTTCTTGGTAGGTGGGATCCAGATAAAAGTGAGTCCCCGCAACCTTGGTGTTAGTGTACTGTTGGGTATTTGGCTGATTTTTGGTACCCAATTTTGACAAACCGAAATCACAAACTTTTGCAACCAAATTTTCATCTAACAATATGTTAGCACTCTTTATGTCTCGGTGTATAACTCTTTGGTGCTCCTTAAGACCCCAGTGAAGGTAATCGAGCCCCCTTGCTGCCCCTATGCAAATCTTCAAGCGATGTTTCCACGTTATGCTACGCCTCTTATCTGGGTCTTGGAGATGATAATCAATGCTTCCATTGATAGCATATTTATAGACTATAATCATCTCATTGCTTTCATTACAATACCCAATGAAAGAGATGATGTTTTCATGATGGAATCTGGAAAACATCTCAAGCTCGTTGCGGAACTCAATCTCTCCTTGATAGCTATCGTGATCTAGGCGTTTGATAGCAACTGTGAGATTCTCCCAGCGTTCAGACAGTTTTCCTTTGTAGACTTTACCAAATCCACCGCATCCAATGAATCTTTGGGAACTGAAGTTTTCAGTGGCACGGTTGATCTCCTCCAGTGGAATTACATAATTTTCAAGGTTTACAACTCGAGAAGTCATTGTCTGTTGATATTGGTGATGATGTAGGGTTAAAGCACCAGTGGTTGGGGCGTAGCAGTGTACCTCATTGATtatggttttatttttttttaatagaacATAAAGCAACAATCCACTTTAAAGATGCGTTTGGCGCTTTACTACCAAAAGGTTGCATCTCAGTGGAACAGAAAGCCAAATGACAAAAAAAGCCACTTTAAGCCTCGCTAATAATTCATATACAGTCCATCGCTTCACATTTCATCTTTCCCTGTGTATATCAGGTGACCCACCCCTTCGCCAGTGGAATTCTGGAGAATCTACAAAAACACAGCCTCATTCCACTGCAGGGATTAGACGGTGACGGCGATGTTTCATCATGGTCATCTAAATCGATAAGGGCAGCTTTTTTTTTCTTCGTTTTTAGGCCTTCTGGTATACCAACGACGAAGAGGCTCGTGGTCTACATGGCCACGAGCGTTGTTCGTGCACACCACCCGGCCTACCATGGTTGGGCGTTTTCGTGGTGGTTTGTGGTGGGGAAGACGAACGACAACGCCCAATCAggcttcttcttctctctctatctctctctctctctctctctctctctctcttcgttCTCCTGTTCGTGGTCGTGGAGGGTACTCCATGGCtttgtggtgggtggtggtgatcgATCTGGAAGCTCTCCACGACCGTTGTCGTGGAGAGTATATACTAATACACAAGTCGTTTAATAGTGCGAgtagtttttattttttgaggCGGTCCATTCTAAAAACCGCCTTATTAAATATCTAtaacattaaaaaataaaagaatcgCACTATAAAATAGCTTTGTTAGTGCGGTTTCCCAAAATCACACAATTAAAGCATTTTCTGATGCGGTTTTCCGAAACCGCACCAAAAAATCATGTGGAAGCCGCCCCAATAAATAATTACAACCGCATTAAAAGAAATTCGCACTAAAAAACATTGAAACGCACCAAAAAAACAATTCGCACCAAAAAAACAATTCGCACTAAAAAATATGAACCGCACTATTAATCTTTCCTCTAAAAATTTCATTCGAATTTTTTCATTTCGCGCTAGATCATTCCAAATTTCgttcaaaattttcattcaatCTTCCCTCTTTTATATAAAGTTAGAGATGCACTTCTTCTCATAATTATAGATTTGTCGATTCAATGCTTGAAAACGCATGTCAGGTATGTccattatttatcattttttcATTAACGGCATTTGTGCCTCCGTTTTTCTCTTATTAATTGTAAATTGATGTCCTATTTTAAGTTTTAATGATGTTTTCTCTTGTTCTGAATCTCTGCATATGCATTTTCTTCCGTGATATATCTCCAAAAAAGGATTCAAAGACTTATGATGTTTGCTTCAATGACTTTCAATCAACGGATATGGACATAGTTTGTGCAAAGTGAGTTTTAAGATGTTGAAAAAGAAATTGAAGACACCATCGATGAAATGTAATTTCCCAAGAACAGATTTTTAATTGGTAGAGAAAACGAAATTGCAGAGATTGAAACCACCCCTTTTGTAGAAAAGAAATTACGATTAACCTTTAATTGAAAAACACTCGACGAAAATACCTAAATACAAGAAAATGAATCTTCATAAGTAGCGTGGTGTGCATCAATGGCGGACCTGTTAATTGGGGTGGTTTTAGCTAGCTATTTTTTGAGGCGGTTTTGGCTATTTTTTAGTGCGATTTTGGCTATTTTTTGAGGCGGTTTGGCCTATTTTTTGGTGCGATTTTGGCTATTTTTTGAGGCGGTTTTGAGTATTTTTTGGTGCGGTTTTGGAACCGCATCATTAAATAAGGGTATTTTTTGATGCGATATTTTTTGGTGCGGTTCAATACTCACATCATTTAATCATTTTAACCGCATCAACAAATGCTTTTTGTACTAATGGAGATGGCCTTAGCCGTGGAACCCATTGCTAGAGAAAGATAGAGTGCTAGTGATAGTGATGGGAAAAAACAATTTAGGAGGGCCATTGGTTGATTTGATTTGCTCTTTATATATCACTAGCATAAAaattcatttaattaattaacattaacctcgataataataaaaatatagggGTGTTTgtggatttttttaaaataatttattgatTATTGGTATTTTAAAAAgccaataaattaaaaaaatatttgactgttgcataaatattttttaaagtgACTTATTGATATCCTTTAAAAATGAGGTTTCATCAAGTTAAGAATTCATAATTTTTAAAGTGCTTAGATGCTCATACCGTTCTTAATGAACtctcttattattttattttattcttttccatgtttttttaatcattttatagttaaaaagtttttttttgtcacCACAAAAACTAATCCGAAGactttttgaaaaacattttttgtTATCACCATAAATCAATAAAcacttttgtcaaaaaaaaaaacatttttgaagcTAAAAAAACGATCCCAAGGAACCTTGTAGTTAAGGGCGGACGCATGAATGTATTGTACTAGTTGCAACCAAAAAAATTTCCGatcaaatataataaaataaaaaaatttaagttaCAAGTGCATTAAATATAACAAACTAGTGTAGACAATCTCTGTGAAGGGAAAATTGGTCATTTTATGGGCGACCTTTTGCATCTAATAACAAATTAATAACCAAAAAAACTTATGTATTTGAAGAATATATATAGTGTTTTAGTAAACTACAAACTACAGTACCAAACAAGAATATAACGGGTGACACCCATTATATTGCAGAAAATTAAAGCATTTGGTATGTGGGACAAAATTGGACGGGAGTGAACTGAACGGGTTGAAACTGGATTGGACTGATGTAACACTAGTTCCAAGGTATATGCTTCCTTTGAGTTCATGACATGTGAGACTTTAAATTTTGAGGTTTTGGGTGGCCATGACGTGGTGGGAAAGGCACCACAGTGTGGCCTCATCCGTTGAGTACACACATCATTTTGGACGCCACGACATCGCAAGGTccatgccacgacgtggcaatggtcgacatgtaaaccctaaatttttcgTGTTTTAAGCTCTATTTAAGGGATGTGATGGCTATGGTTTTCTCACCCTCAGCCCCTATCACCTCCTATTCGACCTAAAGCAACCCTAGCATCCATTGTTGACATCTTAAGGCTTTTTAGTGGTTTTTAGTggtattgaagaagaagaagaagaagaaggtattCTTATTCAGTAATCAAACCTCCTCATCACCTCCTTGTATACATTCTAGACTTTTATAAGTCCTTAGGTTTCTACCTTTATGTGCTATCCTTTTAGATATAAGATTTTATGCacttttcttcatgtttaagGTGGTTTGAGTGGATGGATTCCATAAAGATGGCAgctttatggatccttgaggttcctttgtggtttcatgtttcatATTTGGATTTTTATAGAGCTTTGGTCCCATACATGAAGTTTTGACCTCATTTTCTCCATTTTGACCTAATTAGAGTTCAAGACATGggttggacatgcatgtccataaatcaAGGATTTTTATGAGATATTTGGGTGTAAGGAAGCCTTATAGAAGAGTTATGTTAGTGGCGTAATGGATTAAGggattaatccattaagttgtctTGGAACAGTTCCCACGACATGACAACGTGCTCACCACATCATGGTGAAAGGGGTTTCTCGCGACTATTTTGTCGTGAGACTGCCACGACGTGGCAGATGCTTGGCCACGCCATGGTGGCCATCTGAGTTGGTTTTTGACTGTTGACACTGACTGTTGACCTTTTTACCAAGTTCCTAGGAATGAGTGGTTGAGTAGTGGTGTGTTATGATATAATGTGATTTTATGACGTGTTCTgagtttattttcagtatggtggttatgaAAGGATCTGGTTCGGGTGTTGATGCTTCAGAGAGGCCACAATTGAGTGATGATGGGATCCAAGAATTGATGACTAATTAAGTGACTTTGGAAGTCAGAGAGGCGATTCCAGAGGTGTCTGGGTATGTTAAGACCATTTTGATTGAGATGTTTGAGGAGCGTTATGCTTCCGCCACTGAGGTCGCCATTGCCTCAGCCACTACAACCATCATTGTTGTAGGACTTTAGGGAAGAGGATTGATATAGTATCAGGAGTTCAGTAACATGGAGACCCCGAAATTTGATGGGGTCAAGGACCTGATTGTCGCCTTGAGGTGGATATCTGTTGTTGAGGGGTCTTTCTACATATGTTCATGTCCGGAGAAtctgaaggtgaagtttgcactTCTTCTTCGTTTAggggtgaaggactggtggaagttttcATATCAGATCTTTTTTACTATGGAGCGAGCCGTAGTGACTTGCAAGCAGTTCATGGAGATGTTCAGCACTGAGTATGTTCTATtgttataaagagagagagagagagagagagattggcccAGTAGTATGTGTCGCTCAAGTAGAAGATAGAATCGGTGAAAGAGATCACCAAGATATATATTGAAAAAGATCTTTTCCGCCCTGACTATGTTACTTCGGAGAAGGTGTAGATGCCCTGATACTTGAGCATGCTTAAGCCTGAGATCCGGGAGTTCGTGTCCACTTAGGTGTATCGGACACTAGCTGAGCTGTAGTCATTTGCTGAGAGGAGAGCGATTGAGATTGAGACCTAGTCGAGAGAGAAAAGGTAGACTCCAGTTCAGACTAAGCCTGCAACTAAGCTGTTCAAGCCCACTAATTCCCGATGTGGAGGCCAAAAGTCACACACTCACGGGAAGACGCATGagggttttgatgggttttatacaaacaacccTATGGGTGCCTGCAACCCTAgattgaatctatgttttctctattagacatacaaaCATTGAACACAaaatagaaaaccctaatatgcatCTAATAATTCGAAATCTACATATGAAAGATTAGATCACATACATTTGttgctatatagtaataacaaccaaAACATGAAGATCCTTGCTTTTAGgaacaagtaccacaagtgtagtacctctaatggctcacaaacacactacgGCAAGAGGATGATTATGAAAGAGAGGAGAGAGGGATCACTTGCTCAAAAATTCGACTTTTCTAGGGTTTCTTGGAGGTGCATGAATTCAAGAGGCCAAGGGGCTCTAttatacttgaggctagctaAGGTTTTAAGgtagaaaccctaatcccttagcttagggcctaagcaagacCATGGATTCCCTTACCTTAAGGCTTGGAAGAAAATCTCTAGAATCTTCTAGGGAGTTTTGGCCCTCCCTAATaagggtgatccaatggcccaaaaccacaactatcaaataattgcaAAACAACCCTTacacttttaatcagttcctttaatcccaaaattaactccaaattaatttatgattaaataataattaataatatgatttctaattaatatattattcttataatatattaataaatccttTTTATGCATCAATTTATTACTCTAAATAATAAACTCAGCCTCTCTCTCCAACAGTCATCATATCTAGTTgtcagtgtgaaggcaacccaaaaggaccatgctactatcatatcaagtacataccaattatatttatgcgcttagacacctaatccaataggttTATATCAATCAGAGACCGGGTACCACAAGTGTGGCAGGGGAGGCTACTTTGCTAGAGATTATCGtcagcagcagcagcaacagccCTCCCCTCAATAAGACACTCGAGTTTGTTACCAATATGATTAGGTTGAccatgtgaaggccaactgtCCCTTGGTTTCTGCAAGACCAGTGCAGGCATTGATCCCTATGATTCTTCAGATCACAGATGACAGCTAGGGGAGGGTGAGGCCCAAAAGGCCTGAGGACGAGCCTTTTAGTTAACTGTAGAAGAGGGCAGGGCGATGCCTGACGTCATTACTAGTGTGTATTCATTTATAGTTATACAAAGTTATTTTATGTGTGCTTGtatttatatttgtgttagatagtTAGGCATTTGTATAATAATATTTCTCAACTCTATCTGAACTGTGATTTGGCAAAAGACATGCATACGAAAATGTTTTATTTCTTAGAATGTAATGAGGAAGATATTGATGATGAATGTTATAGATGCGaatcatttattttttttgatGAATCCTTGAGTGATTCTTACACCGTTGGCTTGGAAAAGGTTGAAGAATTTTTAAATTCAAAAGAAAAGGAAGATAATCAATTGTTAGGAAGTAAagctgaaacgacccaaaaatacgacccaaaaatttcgtttttcaacataaccaaaaaccataatttgagtgtcatatcatgaaaccatacataatgcatctcaaaataataataaaccacggtacggaaaactgtatcatatccatgacatataaaaatcaggaactaaatcaactcccaggatgaaagctgaagctgtggtgtgtgcaatgccatcaacccgagctcctccctctgctagcggaagtacctgaaaccaaaactgaactgtaagcacaaagcttagtgagctcccccaagttaccacataccatacaataatatatatatcaagcacatactggggccttgcccccccttccatcg is a window of Lactuca sativa cultivar Salinas chromosome 1, Lsat_Salinas_v11, whole genome shotgun sequence DNA encoding:
- the LOC111917838 gene encoding receptor-like protein kinase HERK 1 isoform X2: MTSRVVNLENYVIPLEEINRATENFSSQRFIGCGGFGKVYKGKLSERWENLTVAIKRLDHDSYQGEIEFRNELEMFSRFHHENIISFIGYCNESNEMIIVYKYAINGSIDYHLQDPDKRRSITWKHRLKICIGAARGLDYLHWGLKEHQRVIHRDIKSANILLDENLVAKVCDFGLSKLGTKNQPNTQQYTNTKVAGTHFYLDPTYQESGILSKESDVYSFGVVLFEILSGMLVYSKRNIGDDRPRALMNFVRRYHENEPEKLIDPYISDQIDNRSFNTFIQIAYQCISLNLKERPRTNTILQRIEEALSIQENVDALIACATADRGFNHGIPVAASTIYKCLLHWKYLEAEKTNIFERLIQIYISAIEAFDSNCEICI
- the LOC111917838 gene encoding receptor-like protein kinase HERK 1 isoform X1, coding for MTSRVVNLENYVIPLEEINRATENFSSQRFIGCGGFGKVYKGKLSERWENLTVAIKRLDHDSYQGEIEFRNELEMFSRFHHENIISFIGYCNESNEMIIVYKYAINGSIDYHLQDPDKRRSITWKHRLKICIGAARGLDYLHWGLKEHQRVIHRDIKSANILLDENLVAKVCDFGLSKLGTKNQPNTQQYTNTKVAGTHFYLDPTYQESGILSKESDVYSFGVVLFEILSGMLVYSKRNIGDDRPRALMNFVRRYHENEPEKLIDPYISDQIDNRSFNTFIQIAYQCISLNLKERPRTNTILQRIEEALSIQENVDALIACATADRGFNHGIPVAASTIYKCLLHWKYLEAEKTNIFERLIQIYISAIEVLGPVMKKQSTM